In Candidatus Methylopumilus universalis, one DNA window encodes the following:
- the nusB gene encoding transcription antitermination factor NusB: MLEVQPIKKKKKLVNNRRKSRELVMKSIYRGILNQFDTNQIKKDIKDDPDYLKADEVFYHQLFDGIMNNMDQLNNEISSFIDRPIEKLSPIEHSILCISVYELMYDALIPYKVAINEGVELAKTFGGIDGYKYINGVLDKVAEKRRPLEFLKH, translated from the coding sequence ATGCTAGAAGTGCAACCGATTAAAAAGAAAAAAAAGCTTGTCAATAATAGACGTAAGTCCAGAGAGCTTGTGATGAAAAGTATTTATCGCGGCATCTTAAATCAGTTTGATACTAATCAGATTAAAAAAGACATTAAAGATGACCCTGATTATTTAAAAGCGGATGAAGTTTTTTACCACCAACTTTTTGATGGCATCATGAATAATATGGATCAATTAAATAATGAAATTTCAAGTTTCATTGATCGGCCTATTGAAAAGCTAAGCCCTATAGAGCATTCAATTCTATGTATTTCAGTTTATGAGCTTATGTATGATGCGCTAATTCCATATAAGGTGGCTATTAATGAAGGTGTTGAATTAGCCAAGACCTTTGGTGGAATTGATGGGTATAAATATATCAATGGCGTGCTAGATAAAGTAGCTGAAAAAAGAAGACCGTTAGAGTTTCTAAAGCATTAA
- a CDS encoding CopD family protein, whose protein sequence is MLWIKTLHIIFMVTWFAGLFYLPRLFVYHAMSKDKISHERFKVMERKLFFGIMTPGAFLTILFGGWLWNLYGVTEQWLQIKIGLVILLLAYHYLCFKHLIDFKNNKNKHSHIYFRWFNEVPVIALVVIIYLVEFKPA, encoded by the coding sequence ATGCTCTGGATAAAAACCCTTCATATTATATTTATGGTGACTTGGTTTGCTGGCCTTTTTTATTTGCCAAGGCTATTTGTTTACCACGCCATGAGTAAAGATAAAATTAGCCATGAAAGATTCAAAGTCATGGAAAGAAAGCTTTTTTTTGGCATCATGACACCTGGCGCTTTTTTAACAATACTTTTCGGAGGATGGCTTTGGAATCTCTATGGAGTCACTGAACAATGGCTTCAAATTAAAATAGGTCTTGTAATCTTATTACTTGCTTATCACTATCTATGTTTTAAACATCTTATTGATTTTAAAAACAATAAAAATAAGCATAGCCATATCTATTTCCGATGGTTTAATGAGGTGCCTGTAATAGCTCTTGTTGTCATAATTTACTTAGTCGAATTTAAACCAGCATGA
- a CDS encoding DUF3683 domain-containing protein, whose protein sequence is MNAPILKSIFKTQPFPINRLREIPYNYTSFSDREIVIRFLGENVWNILNELRDERKTGRSARMLFEVLGDLWVVNRNPYLQDDLLENPKRLKALVDAMYHRIHSIGERSSGNAKVIELSEAAHKAVKTFENDFKLVKKLRRKIFSKLKKITKKDNIQFDGLARVSHVTDATDWRVEYPFVVINPDHEEEMAHIVKACIDLELTIIPRGGGTGYTGGAIPLSPFSAVINTEKLDDISNVEYQNLPGVSERVPVVKCGAGVVTRRAMEMATNNGLEFACDPTSADACCIGGNIAVNAGGKKAVLWGTALDNLASWKMVDPNGNWIEIERLDHNLGKIHDIDLVRFKISRYKTNGKDLIDKPEILEIPGSSFRKIGLGKDVTDKFLSGLPGVQKEGCDGLITSGTFILHKMPKYIRTVCLEFFGNVSHAVPAIVEIKDYLDQSNSTLLAGLEHMDERYIKAVGYSTKAARQERPRMVLIADIASDDEDAVGISASQIVQIANSRDGEGFIAVSADARKRFWLDRARTAAIAKHTNAFKINEDVVIPLPKLGEYSDGIERINIELSIRNKLKLLDDLETFIEHDKFLYEEEGLNSDPELNQVKQKMSIDLIHGLREKWGQMLDNLDGPLSSLLQRNVDIEYKYENIFRALQSYELRISWKKELKDPLHEIFSGREYQAFLLKLDQIHKNTLKSRVFIALHMHAGDGNVHTNIPVNSDDYQMMHEAHEAVVRVMALAKSLNGVISGEHGIGITKMEFLDESTIEAFEKYKNKVDPFGHFNKGKLLPGSGLENAYTPSFGLLEQESIIMEQSAIGEIADSISDCLRCGKCKPVCTTHVPRSNLLYSPRNKILATSLLIEAFLYEEQTRRGISIKHFDEFNDVADHCTVCHKCLNPCPVDIDFGEVSIAMRNFLREQGKRHFSPGTALAMTYLNMKDPVTIKIMRTLMVDFGYKAQQAGHNLLKKLGVINLFKNNPPSTIGKAPIKSQIVHFLNRPMPKNMPTKTSRALLGIEDDKLVPVIRNLQKINEDSDAVFYFPGCGSERLFSQVGLATQAMLYEVGAITVLPPGYLCCGYPQTSSGNHDKGQKITSDNRVQFHRVANTLNYLDIKTVIVSCGTCMDQLQKYEFEKIFPGCRLLDIHEYLMEKGIKMEGVSGTRYMYHDPCHSPMKTYAPSKVTNALMNTNVPLNDRCCGESGTFAVGRPDIATQVKKRKQEEIEKGIQKMGEDQPEALGEVKILTSCPSCLQGLARYGEDTNTTADYIVVELAKNLLGANWMQNYVESSTKGGIEKILL, encoded by the coding sequence ATGAACGCCCCAATACTCAAATCTATTTTTAAAACGCAACCATTTCCAATCAATCGATTGCGTGAAATACCCTATAACTATACTTCGTTTTCAGACCGAGAAATTGTCATTAGATTCTTGGGGGAAAATGTCTGGAATATTCTGAATGAATTGAGAGACGAAAGAAAGACAGGCCGATCTGCTCGAATGCTTTTCGAGGTGCTAGGTGATTTATGGGTAGTTAATAGAAATCCTTACCTTCAAGATGATCTTTTAGAAAATCCGAAGCGACTGAAAGCATTAGTAGATGCTATGTATCATCGTATCCATTCGATTGGGGAGCGAAGTTCTGGCAATGCCAAAGTCATTGAGCTTTCTGAGGCAGCGCATAAGGCAGTTAAGACTTTTGAAAATGATTTCAAGTTGGTCAAAAAACTTAGAAGAAAAATTTTTTCTAAATTAAAAAAAATCACTAAAAAAGATAATATTCAATTTGATGGATTGGCGAGAGTATCTCATGTAACTGATGCAACGGACTGGAGAGTTGAATACCCATTCGTGGTAATAAACCCAGATCACGAAGAAGAGATGGCGCACATTGTTAAAGCTTGTATCGACCTTGAGTTAACGATTATTCCTCGAGGTGGAGGTACAGGATACACTGGTGGGGCTATTCCGCTCTCCCCGTTTTCAGCGGTCATTAATACCGAAAAACTTGATGATATAAGCAATGTCGAATATCAGAATTTACCTGGTGTTAGTGAGCGTGTGCCTGTTGTGAAGTGCGGTGCTGGGGTTGTTACAAGACGCGCTATGGAAATGGCGACAAATAACGGTCTTGAATTCGCTTGCGATCCAACATCAGCAGATGCATGTTGTATTGGTGGCAATATTGCAGTAAATGCTGGCGGAAAGAAAGCGGTTCTGTGGGGGACAGCTTTAGATAATTTAGCTTCTTGGAAAATGGTTGACCCTAATGGTAATTGGATTGAGATTGAAAGATTAGATCATAATCTTGGCAAAATTCATGATATAGATTTGGTGCGCTTTAAAATTAGTCGTTACAAAACTAATGGTAAAGACTTAATTGATAAGCCAGAAATATTAGAAATTCCAGGAAGCAGTTTTAGAAAAATTGGATTAGGTAAGGATGTTACTGATAAATTCTTGAGTGGGCTTCCAGGTGTCCAAAAAGAAGGCTGTGACGGACTTATCACATCTGGTACTTTCATCCTTCATAAAATGCCAAAGTATATAAGAACTGTATGCTTAGAATTTTTTGGTAATGTCTCTCATGCAGTTCCAGCAATTGTTGAAATCAAAGATTATTTAGATCAATCAAATAGCACGCTCTTAGCTGGCTTAGAGCATATGGATGAGCGTTATATTAAGGCTGTTGGATATAGCACAAAAGCTGCAAGGCAAGAGCGTCCCCGCATGGTTTTGATTGCTGATATAGCTAGTGATGATGAAGATGCTGTAGGAATTTCAGCCTCTCAAATTGTCCAGATAGCTAATTCAAGAGATGGCGAAGGTTTTATAGCAGTTTCAGCAGATGCACGAAAACGTTTTTGGCTTGACCGTGCAAGAACAGCCGCTATTGCAAAACATACGAACGCATTCAAGATTAATGAAGATGTTGTAATTCCCTTGCCAAAGCTTGGTGAATATTCTGACGGTATTGAAAGAATTAATATTGAGCTTTCAATTAGAAACAAATTAAAACTTTTAGATGATTTAGAAACTTTTATTGAGCACGATAAGTTTCTTTATGAAGAAGAGGGTTTGAATTCAGATCCAGAGCTTAATCAAGTTAAGCAAAAAATGAGTATAGATTTGATTCATGGATTAAGGGAAAAATGGGGCCAGATGCTCGACAATTTGGATGGTCCGCTTTCATCACTTCTTCAAAGAAATGTTGATATTGAATATAAATATGAAAATATCTTTAGAGCCCTTCAATCTTATGAGTTAAGAATTTCTTGGAAGAAAGAACTAAAAGATCCACTTCATGAAATTTTTAGTGGAAGAGAGTACCAGGCCTTTCTACTTAAGCTAGATCAAATACATAAAAATACTTTGAAGAGCAGGGTATTTATAGCCCTTCATATGCATGCTGGAGATGGTAATGTGCATACCAATATTCCAGTCAATTCAGATGACTACCAAATGATGCACGAAGCGCATGAGGCGGTAGTGAGAGTTATGGCTTTAGCTAAAAGCCTCAATGGTGTTATTTCTGGCGAGCACGGCATTGGCATTACAAAAATGGAATTTCTAGATGAGAGCACAATTGAAGCATTTGAGAAATATAAAAATAAAGTAGACCCCTTTGGACATTTTAATAAAGGCAAACTACTTCCAGGATCTGGTTTAGAAAATGCTTATACGCCAAGCTTCGGACTATTAGAGCAAGAATCGATCATCATGGAACAATCTGCTATTGGAGAAATCGCAGATTCAATAAGTGATTGCCTGCGCTGCGGTAAATGTAAGCCCGTTTGTACTACTCATGTTCCGCGCTCTAATTTACTCTACAGCCCAAGAAATAAAATTTTAGCAACCTCACTTCTGATCGAAGCATTTCTGTATGAAGAACAAACAAGGCGTGGCATTTCAATTAAACATTTTGATGAATTCAATGATGTAGCTGATCATTGCACTGTCTGCCATAAATGCTTAAATCCATGTCCGGTAGATATTGATTTTGGTGAAGTCTCTATCGCTATGCGAAATTTTCTAAGAGAGCAGGGTAAGCGTCATTTTAGTCCAGGCACTGCTCTAGCTATGACTTATTTGAATATGAAAGACCCTGTCACTATTAAAATTATGAGAACTTTAATGGTTGATTTCGGTTACAAAGCTCAACAAGCTGGGCATAATCTATTAAAAAAACTTGGTGTTATTAATTTATTTAAAAATAACCCACCTTCTACAATTGGCAAGGCTCCAATTAAGTCTCAGATTGTTCATTTCTTAAATAGGCCTATGCCTAAAAATATGCCCACTAAGACATCAAGAGCTCTTCTCGGCATAGAAGACGATAAGCTTGTTCCCGTAATAAGGAATCTACAAAAAATCAATGAAGACTCTGATGCAGTTTTTTATTTCCCCGGATGTGGCTCTGAAAGACTTTTCTCTCAAGTAGGCTTGGCGACCCAAGCAATGTTATATGAGGTAGGTGCTATTACTGTGCTGCCGCCAGGTTATTTGTGTTGTGGTTATCCGCAAACATCATCTGGCAACCATGATAAAGGTCAAAAAATAACTTCTGATAATCGTGTTCAATTTCATAGAGTCGCTAACACGCTTAATTACTTAGATATTAAAACAGTGATTGTTTCTTGTGGGACTTGCATGGATCAATTACAAAAGTATGAATTTGAAAAAATATTTCCTGGTTGTAGATTATTAGATATTCATGAATATCTCATGGAAAAAGGAATAAAAATGGAAGGTGTATCAGGTACAAGATATATGTACCATGACCCATGCCATAGCCCAATGAAAACATATGCGCCTAGCAAAGTTACAAATGCATTGATGAATACAAATGTACCTCTAAATGATCGCTGTTGCGGTGAGTCTGGAACGTTTGCTGTAGGTAGGCCAGATATTGCAACGCAAGTTAAAAAGAGAAAACAAGAGGAAATTGAAAAAGGCATTCAAAAAATGGGCGAGGATCAGCCAGAGGCTTTAGGGGAAGTGAAAATTCTTACTTCCTGCCCTTCATGTCTGCAAGGGCTTGCTCGTTACGGAGAGGATACAAATACGACTGCAGATTATATTGTTGTTGAATTGGCTAAGAATTTATTGGGCGCCAATTGGATGCAAAATTATGTCGAGAGCTCAACCAAAGGTGGCATTGAGAAAATACTTTTGTAA
- the phoB gene encoding phosphate regulon transcriptional regulator PhoB — protein sequence MKANILIVEDESPILELLALNISQAGYNPLRAISAEHAEKLINEALPDIILLDWMLPGMSGIDFAKKLRSNALTKTIPIIMLTARSDELDKVKGLEVGADDYITKPFSPRELNARIKAVLRRKAPELTEDILKINGLELNPVSHRVTGNNKPLEMGPTEFRLLHFFMSNPERVYSRSQLLDKVWGSQIFIEDRTVDVHIRRLRNILTQSQHENLIQTVRGSGYRLSTK from the coding sequence ATGAAAGCCAATATACTGATCGTTGAAGATGAAAGCCCGATTCTTGAGCTTTTGGCACTTAATATTTCCCAGGCCGGCTATAACCCTTTAAGGGCTATAAGTGCAGAACATGCAGAAAAACTCATTAACGAAGCTCTTCCCGATATTATCTTGCTCGACTGGATGTTGCCTGGTATGTCAGGTATAGATTTTGCAAAAAAATTGCGTAGCAATGCTTTAACAAAAACAATACCAATTATCATGTTAACAGCCCGAAGTGATGAATTAGATAAAGTTAAAGGTTTGGAGGTTGGTGCAGATGACTACATTACAAAGCCCTTTAGTCCTAGAGAACTTAACGCTCGAATCAAAGCTGTTCTTAGAAGAAAAGCACCTGAACTTACTGAAGATATCTTAAAAATTAATGGCCTAGAATTAAATCCTGTATCCCATCGTGTTACCGGAAACAATAAACCGCTGGAGATGGGTCCAACAGAATTTAGATTGCTTCATTTTTTTATGAGCAACCCTGAAAGAGTTTATTCAAGGAGTCAATTATTGGATAAAGTTTGGGGGAGTCAAATTTTTATTGAGGATAGAACAGTCGATGTTCATATTCGAAGATTGAGAAATATTCTTACCCAATCTCAACATGAAAATTTAATTCAGACTGTCCGAGGCTCAGGTTACAGACTCTCTACAAAATAG
- a CDS encoding carbohydrate kinase family protein, with protein sequence MSILICGSMAFDTIMVFKDQFKNHILPESIHKLSVAFYVPELRKEFGGTAGNIAFNLKLLDENPVIMATVGSDFSVYFDWLNQNGIDTSYIKEIKSLYTAQAYITTDLSDNQITAFHPGAMVESHQNKIKEVKDVCLAIIAPDGKDGMMNHAKECKALNIPFMFDPGQGLPMFNREELLKFIDDATYIAVNDYEATLLSEKTSLSLEEISKKVEALIVTRGGEGSIIYADHKTYKIEPIKVQSTIDPTGCGDAYRAGLLYGISKKWDWQSTGRLASVMGAIKIQNQGGQNHRPTRDDIEILYTKKLIEENN encoded by the coding sequence ATGAGTATACTCATCTGTGGCTCTATGGCTTTCGATACCATTATGGTATTCAAAGACCAATTTAAAAACCATATTTTGCCTGAAAGTATTCATAAATTAAGTGTGGCTTTTTATGTGCCAGAACTTAGGAAAGAATTTGGCGGTACCGCAGGAAATATTGCTTTCAATCTTAAGCTTCTCGATGAAAATCCTGTCATTATGGCAACGGTAGGTAGCGACTTTTCCGTTTATTTTGACTGGCTTAATCAAAATGGAATTGATACTTCATATATCAAAGAAATTAAAAGTCTCTATACAGCGCAGGCATATATTACAACTGATCTCAGTGACAATCAAATTACAGCTTTTCATCCAGGCGCCATGGTGGAATCTCATCAGAACAAAATTAAAGAAGTGAAGGATGTATGTTTAGCGATTATTGCGCCAGATGGAAAAGATGGCATGATGAATCACGCTAAAGAATGTAAGGCACTTAATATCCCCTTTATGTTCGATCCTGGCCAAGGGCTGCCAATGTTTAATCGTGAAGAACTTTTAAAATTTATTGATGATGCTACATATATTGCGGTGAACGACTATGAAGCAACTCTTCTATCAGAAAAGACTTCTCTTTCTTTAGAAGAAATTTCTAAAAAAGTAGAGGCATTAATTGTTACCAGGGGTGGTGAAGGCTCAATCATTTATGCTGATCATAAAACATACAAGATCGAACCCATTAAGGTTCAATCAACTATTGATCCAACAGGGTGCGGCGACGCTTATCGCGCAGGCCTTCTATATGGAATTTCTAAGAAATGGGATTGGCAATCTACTGGTCGATTAGCTTCTGTGATGGGCGCTATTAAAATTCAAAATCAAGGAGGTCAGAATCATCGGCCTACCCGTGATGACATCGAAATACTTTATACAAAAAAATTAATCGAAGAAAATAATTAA
- the ribH gene encoding 6,7-dimethyl-8-ribityllumazine synthase: MREILKNSNGELFSIGIVMSEFNPHVGEALVKACHKELLALGVKDERIVLAKVPGALESPLALKKMAQTKKFDALIAMGAVIRGETFHFEVVANHSAKSIMDVQLEFSMPIVNAILTTENDEQAMERAPVKGKEAAQVAIQMIHLLKSI, from the coding sequence TTGAGAGAGATTTTAAAAAATTCAAATGGAGAATTATTCTCTATTGGTATTGTGATGTCAGAATTTAATCCGCATGTTGGTGAAGCTCTAGTTAAGGCATGTCATAAAGAACTTCTAGCCCTTGGTGTAAAAGATGAACGTATTGTATTAGCAAAAGTTCCTGGCGCCTTAGAAAGTCCACTAGCTCTTAAAAAGATGGCGCAAACAAAAAAATTTGATGCGCTTATTGCAATGGGAGCTGTAATAAGAGGGGAGACTTTTCATTTTGAAGTTGTAGCAAACCACTCAGCAAAATCAATTATGGATGTTCAATTAGAATTTAGTATGCCAATTGTTAATGCAATATTGACTACTGAAAATGACGAGCAGGCTATGGAGCGAGCCCCAGTTAAAGGCAAAGAAGCTGCTCAAGTGGCTATACAAATGATTCATCTATTAAAGTCAATCTAA
- a CDS encoding symmetrical bis(5'-nucleosyl)-tetraphosphatase, whose protein sequence is MAIYAIGDIQGCYYSFLDLLKKIKFKRGRDQLWLVGDLVNRGNGSLEILRWCYKNKSSVTAVLGNHDLHALAIKYKVIEPDDEDTLSRLLKAKDSDLLFKWLRSLPLVHYEKKHLMVHAGVMPQWTIKDALKFSKEVSTQLRSKKYIEFLSSIYGNKPDKWSSTLNKNDKARIIINATTRLRALSSDGAIDFTYKGELKNMPKKLKAWFDFPKRKTKDNVIIFGHWSALGLVTRGDIFSIDTGCVWGRSLTAVRLDDKSVFSVKANSKDT, encoded by the coding sequence ATGGCAATTTACGCAATTGGTGATATTCAAGGTTGCTACTATTCTTTTCTAGATTTACTAAAAAAAATTAAATTTAAACGTGGCAGAGATCAACTTTGGCTCGTAGGCGATTTAGTTAATCGTGGTAATGGATCATTAGAAATTTTAAGATGGTGCTATAAAAATAAATCCTCAGTGACAGCTGTCTTAGGCAATCATGATCTTCATGCATTAGCTATCAAATATAAAGTCATTGAGCCAGACGATGAAGATACTTTGTCTCGCCTTCTTAAAGCAAAAGACTCAGATTTACTTTTTAAATGGTTAAGATCACTCCCATTAGTGCATTATGAAAAAAAACACTTAATGGTTCATGCAGGTGTAATGCCTCAGTGGACTATTAAAGACGCTCTTAAATTCTCAAAAGAAGTAAGCACGCAACTCCGCAGTAAAAAATATATAGAATTTTTATCTTCTATCTATGGCAATAAGCCAGATAAGTGGTCTAGCACTTTAAATAAAAATGATAAAGCAAGAATTATCATTAATGCGACAACAAGATTGAGGGCTTTATCTTCAGACGGAGCTATTGATTTTACCTATAAAGGCGAACTTAAAAATATGCCTAAAAAATTAAAAGCTTGGTTTGATTTTCCTAAAAGAAAAACTAAAGATAACGTTATTATTTTTGGCCATTGGTCAGCACTTGGGCTTGTCACAAGAGGAGATATTTTTTCGATTGATACAGGCTGCGTTTGGGGAAGATCTTTAACGGCCGTCAGGCTTGATGATAAGTCAGTATTTTCTGTCAAAGCTAATTCAAAAGATACCTAG
- the phoR gene encoding phosphate regulon sensor histidine kinase PhoR produces the protein MQDIRWNTFWVLLFVSFLSLVVWGFKSLEVAFLFFVLCLTVYLLSHVYWIHRLNKWLKNPNLSTIPDGSGIWEEIFSILYREYKKQKKSKSELTTTLGRFMTAAEAIPDGIVALNQNNEIEWCNKPSEKMFGINLSKDINQPINYLLRETSFTEYLNNNKYNDSLKLISWRNTSRSFEILLVPFGASQKLLICRDITQIEKNDSIKRDFIANVSHELKTPLTVIIGFLETLSDMKNEFNEKTYSYLQMMLEQSDRMKKLVEDLLQLSSIESNAAAAEKKEIDMHHLFKRLEKDSDLISGKLHKINMSIKKNIALLGYEKEIYSAFLNLVSNAIRYTEKGGSINVIWDMENQKPYFEVQDSGIGIDEKLIPRLTERFYRINADRSRITGGTGLGLSIVKHICIRHQAQIEITSQVGKGSQFKIIFPQERLSLKK, from the coding sequence TTGCAAGATATCCGTTGGAATACTTTTTGGGTTTTATTATTTGTATCCTTTTTATCTCTTGTTGTTTGGGGATTTAAAAGTTTAGAAGTTGCTTTTTTGTTTTTTGTCTTATGCCTCACTGTCTATTTACTTTCTCATGTTTATTGGATTCACCGTCTAAACAAATGGCTTAAAAATCCAAATCTATCAACTATCCCTGATGGATCAGGCATCTGGGAAGAAATATTTTCCATACTCTATCGAGAATATAAAAAACAAAAGAAAAGTAAGTCTGAACTAACCACAACACTTGGCAGATTTATGACAGCAGCAGAAGCTATTCCTGATGGTATTGTTGCTCTGAATCAAAATAATGAGATTGAGTGGTGCAACAAGCCTTCAGAAAAAATGTTCGGTATTAATCTATCCAAAGATATCAATCAGCCAATCAACTACTTATTGCGCGAAACTAGCTTTACTGAATACCTCAATAACAATAAATACAATGACTCGCTTAAATTAATTTCTTGGCGGAATACAAGCAGATCATTCGAAATACTTCTAGTTCCTTTTGGTGCAAGTCAAAAACTTCTTATCTGTAGAGATATTACACAGATTGAAAAAAATGATTCTATTAAGCGTGATTTTATTGCAAATGTTTCACATGAGTTAAAAACGCCGCTAACGGTCATCATTGGATTTTTAGAAACACTTTCAGATATGAAAAATGAATTCAATGAAAAAACCTATTCCTATCTGCAAATGATGCTTGAGCAATCAGATCGAATGAAAAAACTAGTTGAGGACTTACTTCAACTTTCCTCGATAGAATCAAACGCAGCAGCAGCCGAAAAAAAAGAAATAGATATGCACCATCTCTTTAAGCGACTGGAGAAAGATTCAGATTTGATATCCGGCAAATTACATAAAATTAATATGTCCATTAAAAAAAATATTGCTTTATTAGGATATGAAAAAGAAATATATAGTGCATTTTTAAATTTAGTAAGTAATGCTATACGCTATACTGAAAAAGGCGGGTCGATTAATGTTATATGGGATATGGAAAATCAAAAGCCTTATTTTGAAGTGCAAGATTCTGGTATCGGTATTGATGAAAAGCTAATTCCGAGACTTACGGAGCGCTTTTATAGAATTAATGCTGATAGAAGCAGAATTACTGGGGGTACTGGATTAGGATTATCTATTGTAAAACATATCTGCATTCGACATCAGGCACAAATAGAAATTACAAGTCAGGTAGGTAAAGGTAGTCAATTTAAAATCATTTTCCCTCAAGAAAGACTGTCTCTTAAGAAATGA
- a CDS encoding OFA family MFS transporter, whose translation MPSFFSKEYITAKASYNRWLVPPAALAIHLSIGMAYGFSVFWKPLGNALIGSDGKALAACSAGAATFADKLHGTLRALTATDCNWTQFDLGWMYTLFFVLLGCSAAFWGSWLERAGPRKAGLVSTLCWCGGLLLSAFGIYTHQLWMMWLGSGVIGGIGLGLGYISPVSTLIKWFPDKRGMATGMAIMGFGGGAMIGSPLATMLMTKFSTNTNGMIQPGIWQTFVVLAIIYTIFMISGSLGYRVPPTGWKPAGWNPPKNKNNNMISVNHIHLNKAHKTPQFWFLWIVLCMNVSAGIGIIGAAAPMLQETFGGALIGHSDLGFADLKKDEALLALAAAVGAGFVGLISLFNIFGRFFWASISDKLGRKLTYIVFFTLGILMYVTASYMAGSKSLALFAACFCIIASMYGGGFATIPAYLADMFGTQFVGAIHGRILTAWSTAGILGPVIVNYMHDMRVEAQVPFSEIYAPIFYILASMLAIGFIANLMVRPVDKKFFMTDKELLAEKKLAHEKFISTKETFGRAEKTPLITFLAWSAVGIPISYGIWSTIQKAWILFH comes from the coding sequence ATGCCAAGTTTTTTTTCAAAAGAATATATCACTGCTAAGGCTTCTTATAATCGTTGGTTGGTTCCCCCTGCAGCATTAGCCATTCATCTTTCAATTGGTATGGCCTATGGATTTAGTGTCTTTTGGAAGCCTTTAGGGAACGCCTTAATAGGTTCAGATGGCAAGGCTTTAGCTGCATGCTCTGCTGGAGCAGCTACCTTTGCAGATAAACTTCATGGAACACTTAGAGCTTTAACTGCGACAGATTGTAACTGGACTCAATTTGATTTGGGGTGGATGTACACACTGTTCTTTGTTCTTTTAGGCTGTTCCGCAGCTTTTTGGGGAAGCTGGTTAGAGCGAGCGGGTCCCAGAAAAGCCGGGCTTGTATCTACATTATGTTGGTGTGGTGGATTGTTGCTTTCCGCATTTGGCATATATACGCATCAGCTTTGGATGATGTGGCTTGGCAGTGGCGTCATTGGTGGGATAGGCTTAGGCTTAGGATATATTTCCCCCGTATCGACTCTAATTAAATGGTTTCCCGATAAAAGAGGTATGGCAACTGGTATGGCGATTATGGGTTTTGGAGGAGGTGCAATGATTGGCTCTCCGCTAGCCACAATGCTAATGACAAAATTTTCTACAAACACTAACGGCATGATTCAGCCTGGGATTTGGCAAACATTCGTAGTATTGGCCATTATTTATACCATTTTTATGATTTCAGGCTCTTTAGGATATAGAGTGCCTCCAACAGGCTGGAAGCCAGCAGGATGGAATCCTCCTAAGAATAAAAATAATAATATGATTTCGGTTAATCATATCCATTTAAATAAGGCGCATAAAACGCCACAATTTTGGTTTCTGTGGATAGTTCTTTGTATGAATGTGTCAGCAGGTATAGGAATTATTGGAGCGGCAGCGCCAATGCTTCAAGAAACTTTTGGCGGCGCCTTAATTGGCCACTCAGATCTGGGCTTTGCAGACCTTAAAAAAGATGAGGCTCTGTTGGCGCTTGCAGCAGCAGTTGGCGCAGGATTTGTAGGGTTAATTTCTTTGTTTAATATTTTTGGCCGGTTTTTTTGGGCCAGTATTTCAGATAAGTTAGGAAGAAAACTGACTTATATTGTATTTTTTACACTTGGTATCTTGATGTACGTCACCGCGTCCTATATGGCTGGATCAAAATCATTAGCGCTCTTTGCAGCATGTTTTTGTATTATTGCTTCTATGTATGGTGGAGGATTTGCAACGATACCGGCTTACTTAGCAGACATGTTTGGAACTCAATTTGTGGGCGCAATTCATGGAAGAATTCTCACAGCTTGGTCAACTGCTGGCATATTAGGACCTGTGATTGTAAATTATATGCATGATATGAGGGTTGAAGCACAAGTTCCTTTTTCGGAAATTTATGCACCCATTTTTTATATTTTAGCGAGCATGCTTGCTATCGGATTTATTGCAAATCTTATGGTGAGACCTGTGGACAAAAAATTCTTTATGACTGATAAAGAGTTATTAGCTGAAAAAAAATTAGCCCATGAAAAATTTATTTCAACAAAAGAAACCTTTGGAAGAGCTGAAAAAACTCCATTAATAACTTTTCTTGCTTGGTCAGCTGTTGGCATACCAATCTCTTATGGGATATGGAGCACCATACAAAAGGCCTGGATATTGTTTCATTAA